One region of Strongyloides ratti genome assembly S_ratti_ED321, chromosome : X genomic DNA includes:
- a CDS encoding Lipase, GDSL domain and SGNH hydrolase-type esterase domain-containing protein encodes MKFYILAIFLSSIAVFTFANWGDHLQDIGAPNYTCDDVLFKKSATVPKSVHSLRPGDIKHVMAIGDSLTAANGAGAEDPVSILLQYRGLAFLAGGDKGLEKHITIPNILKKYNSELFGYSLGIGSPDVWPVSYLNAAVPGAVALDLLGQARDLVHKIKSHSDIIDNENDWKLLNIFIGGNDACHFCNHPQDSPKAFAKQIGDAIQFIKDNVPKVIVSLTGMLHLEMVRQIDRNEFFCQALHVDECHCESDSDYTSDQIFKLCNAMQEAEAELMTSGQFDTTDDFTVVVQPFLKETVDPPKLSNGTVDIAFFAPDCFHFSQKGHAIVSSHLWRNMVEPVGKKTTKVDLSSADLPLACPDKTCPFIRTTKNSQDCSKYYTPPAN; translated from the exons ATGAAGTTTT atattttgGCAATATTTCTTTCATCAATAGCTGTATTTACTTTTGCTAATTGGGGAGATCATCTTCAAGATATCGGAGCTCCAAATTATACATGTGATGatgtactttttaaaaaaagtgcAACTGTTCCAAAAAGTGTACATAGTTTAAGACCTGGTGATATAAAACATGTTATGGCAATTGGTGATTCATTAACTGCTGCTAATGGTGCTGGAGCTGAAGATCCAGTtagtattttattacaatacaGAGGTCTTGCATTTTTAGCAGGAGGTGATAAAGGATTAGAAAAACATATAACAATTCCaa atattttaaaaaaatataatagtgAATTATTTGGATATTCTCTAGGTATTGGTAGTCCTGATGTATGGCCTGTCTCTTATTTAAATGCAGCTGTACCAGGAGCTGTTGCATTAGATCTTCTTGGACAAGCTAGAGATTTAgttcataaaattaaatcacACTCtgatattattgataatgaaaatgattggaaattattaaatatttttattggtgGAAATGATGCTTGTCATTTTTGTAATCATCCACAAGATTCACCAAAAGCATTTGCAAAACAAATTGGTGATGCTAttcaatttattaaagataatgTACCAAAAGTTATTGTTTCATTAACAGGTATGCTTCATTTAGAGATGGTACGTCAAATTGATAGAAATGAATTTTTCTGTCAAGCTTTACATGTTGATGAATGTCATTGTGAGTCAGATTCAGACTATACATCagatcaaatttttaaactttgtAATGCTATGCAAGAAGCTGAGGCTGAACTTATGACAAGTGGACAATTTGATACAACAGATGATTTTACTGTTGTTGTTCAACCATTCCTTAAAGAAACTGTTGACCCACCAAAACTTTCAAATGGTACTGTAGATATTGCTTTCTTTGCACCAGATTGTTTCCATTTCAGTCAAAAAGGTCATGCAATTGTTTCATCACATCTTTGGAGAAATATGGTAGAACCAGTTggaaaaaaaacaactaaGGTTGATCTTAGTTCAGCAGATCTTCCATTAGCTTGCCCAGATAAAACTTGTCCATTTATAAGAACAACAAAAAATTCTCAAGACTGTTCTAAATATTACACACCACCTGCTAACTAA